The Bacteroidota bacterium DNA window AGTTTAATTATAACTATCTGACTTATGATGTTGATAAAAGTCAGATCTTAGCAATTACCGGGGCTAGTATAGGTATTACAAAACGTCTGTCATGGCCTGATGATTATTTTACTCTATCACAGGTGTTATCATTGCAACGCTATGATCTAACAAATTATCAGTGGTATTTGTTCGATTTTCAAAATGGTAACTCTAATAATGTTAGTTACGAGGTTACATTGGGTAGAAACTCTTCAGGTCCTAATCCAATTTACCCTATTAGAGGATCTAATTTCTCTGCTTCTTTGAAGTTAACTCCTCCTTTCTCTGCAATTTCAGGAAGAGATTTTACAGGAGAACCTGATAAGGTTAAGTTTAAGTGGTTGGAGTATTATAAAGTTAAATTCTCAGGAGACTGGTATACTGATCTTTGGAATGAAAAACTTGTATTAAGAACTTATGCTGCCTTTGGATTTATTGGAGCTTATAACGAAACCATTGGAGCACCACCTTTCGAGAGATTTTATGTTGGAGGTGATGGTATGGCCAATTTTACTATGGACGGTCGTGAAGTTATTGCTTTAAGAGGTTATGCTAATAATTCACTTTCTCCAAATAACGGAGGAGTGTTGTATAATAAGTTTACGATGGAACTTCGTTTTCCTATTACCCTTAATCCAAGTTCGAGTATCTACGCACTTGGTTTTGCCGAGGCAGGTGGTTCATGGGATGGATTCTCAAATGTTTCTCCATTCGAACTTAGAAGATCAGCAGGTGTAGGACTTAGAATTTTCATGCCTATGTTTGGTATGTTGGGTGTTGATTTCGGTTATGGATTCGATCCTTCCGGATTCCAACTTGATCTGGGGGTTCCAGAAGCGTCAGGATGGCAAACGCACTTTATCATAGGGCAACAATTTTAAACTATAAAATAAATTTTTAACATAGTTTTATTTAAATTGCGATTAAATAATTAGATAATATCTTATGACAGCAAGAAAAATTATTATCCTATTATCCTTTGTTTTTATTGGATTATCGGCCAATGCACAACGTTGGGCTTATGTGGATACAGAATATATTTTGCAAAAGTTACCTAAATATCGCGAAGCTCAAAGTCAGTTAGACAAGATGGCCCGTGATTGGCAAAAAGAAATAGATGCAGAAGTTCGTACCTTAAATAAATTAAAGATTAGTCTGGAGAACGAACGTGTTTTGCTTACAAAAGACCTTATCGAGGAAAGAGAAACCCAAATTGATGAAAAGGTACGGGAGATTGAAAAATTGCAGCAAAAAAGATTTGGGGCAGAGGGAGATTTGATAACTCAGCGAAAGCAATTGGTAAAGCCTATACAGGATCAGGTGTTTAATGCTGTTCAAAGCATAGCTAAAAAGAAACGTTATGATGCTGTGTTCGATAAGTCCAGCGACCTGATAATGTTATATTACAATAAGAAGTACGATATTAGTGATAAAGTTCTTGAGGTAATAAAGGGTATGTAATCATTTTAAACGGTCCTAAGGGGATATTTTTAATAGTTAAAAAGTATTTTTTTTTGATCTTTTTTCTACATGCCTGTCTGTTATAATCTA harbors:
- a CDS encoding OmpH family outer membrane protein — encoded protein: MTARKIIILLSFVFIGLSANAQRWAYVDTEYILQKLPKYREAQSQLDKMARDWQKEIDAEVRTLNKLKISLENERVLLTKDLIEERETQIDEKVREIEKLQQKRFGAEGDLITQRKQLVKPIQDQVFNAVQSIAKKKRYDAVFDKSSDLIMLYYNKKYDISDKVLEVIKGM